A window of the Bacillota bacterium genome harbors these coding sequences:
- a CDS encoding ribonuclease J, translating into MREGKVQIIPLGGLGEIGKNSMAIRYRDDIVLVDYGLMFPEDELLGIDVVIPDASYLLESKKLLKGIVLTHGHEDHIGALPYMLHQLDVPVYGTRLTLGLLQGKLEEHLPGYQADLRVVKPRDIVEIGNFKVEFIRVSHSIPDAVAVAVHTPVGVILHTGDFKFDHTPVDGEMIDFHRFGQLGEKGVLVLLSDSTNVERPGYTMSERVVGETFDDTFRHSRNRIIIATFASNIHRIQQAILVAQRYRRKVAVAGRSIVNVVNIAHKLGYLQIPQGLMVELEEANRLPSREVVILTTGSQGEPMSALTRMAMADHKLVEIVPGDTVIISAVPIPGNEKLVARVIDQLFKRGAEVLYEAVSGIHVSGHPSQEELKLMLNLTRPKFFIPVHGEYRMLKQHAELAKDIGVKAENIFITENGQIVEFTPKSGRFSGRVTAGRVLVDGLGVGDVGNIVLRDRKQLAQDGILIVVLGLSQESGQVVAGPDIVSRGFVYMRESEQLLEEAREQVINALEKCSVRGTTEWASIKSQVRDVLGRFLYDRTRRRPMILPIIMEV; encoded by the coding sequence TTGCGCGAAGGTAAGGTACAAATAATACCCCTGGGCGGCCTTGGTGAGATCGGAAAGAATTCAATGGCCATCCGGTACCGCGACGATATCGTTTTAGTGGATTACGGACTGATGTTTCCTGAAGATGAACTTTTGGGCATCGATGTGGTGATCCCCGATGCGAGCTACCTGCTTGAAAGCAAGAAACTCCTTAAGGGAATCGTGCTTACACACGGCCATGAAGACCACATCGGGGCTCTTCCATACATGCTGCACCAGTTGGACGTGCCTGTTTACGGAACACGTTTGACACTCGGTCTTTTACAGGGAAAACTTGAGGAGCACCTGCCTGGGTATCAGGCGGATTTACGTGTGGTGAAGCCCCGGGATATCGTGGAGATCGGCAATTTCAAGGTTGAATTCATACGCGTCTCTCACAGCATCCCGGACGCGGTGGCGGTGGCGGTTCATACCCCGGTGGGGGTGATACTGCATACGGGAGATTTTAAGTTTGACCATACCCCGGTTGACGGCGAAATGATCGATTTTCACCGGTTCGGCCAATTGGGTGAAAAAGGGGTGCTGGTACTTCTGTCGGACAGCACAAACGTGGAGCGTCCGGGCTACACTATGTCCGAAAGGGTTGTCGGCGAGACCTTTGACGATACCTTCCGGCACTCGCGAAACCGGATAATCATCGCCACATTCGCTTCCAACATCCACCGGATCCAGCAGGCGATTCTGGTAGCGCAGCGCTACCGGCGGAAGGTGGCGGTTGCCGGCAGGAGTATTGTGAACGTCGTGAATATAGCGCATAAGCTGGGTTATCTACAAATACCGCAAGGCCTTATGGTGGAGCTTGAAGAAGCCAACCGGCTGCCCAGCCGGGAAGTGGTGATACTCACCACCGGCAGTCAGGGTGAGCCGATGTCGGCATTAACCAGGATGGCAATGGCCGATCATAAACTTGTGGAAATAGTACCGGGAGATACAGTTATTATCTCCGCGGTGCCGATACCCGGAAACGAAAAACTGGTGGCGCGGGTTATAGACCAGCTTTTCAAACGGGGCGCCGAGGTGTTGTACGAAGCGGTCTCCGGTATTCACGTTTCCGGCCATCCCAGCCAGGAAGAACTAAAGCTGATGTTAAACCTTACGCGGCCGAAGTTCTTTATACCCGTGCACGGCGAGTACAGGATGCTGAAACAGCACGCTGAACTGGCGAAGGATATCGGCGTCAAGGCGGAGAATATATTCATTACGGAAAACGGACAGATTGTGGAGTTCACGCCGAAAAGCGGACGCTTCAGCGGGAGGGTGACCGCCGGCCGCGTTCTCGTGGACGGCCTGGGAGTCGGTGACGTAGGTAATATTGTGCTGCGCGACCGGAAGCAGTTGGCGCAGGACGGAATATTAATAGTTGTCCTGGGGCTGAGCCAGGAATCCGGTCAGGTGGTTGCAGGACCGGATATCGTTTCCCGGGGGTTTGTATACATGAGAGAATCCGAGCAGCTTCTTGAGGAAGCAAGGGAACAGGTGATCAACGCCCTGGAGAAATGCTCCGTCAGAGGAACCACCGAATGGGCAAGCATCAAGTCACAGGTAAGGGATGTACTGGGACGTTTTCTATACGATCGGACAAGAAGACGGCCTATGATACTACCGATAATCATGGAGGTTTAA
- a CDS encoding tetratricopeptide repeat protein produces the protein MRNVLYILAVFTLLLGGCKTSQEPPGASTAKPTALERNALELLPPGTAILRPGATEPGVKRPPAVQEVDLDGDGKRELVAGYRLANSEEEAGGGGLSSGTAGVMIAYREGNAYKKAWRQELGYRLTDIRCRDMDGDGVPEVVAGGSKGASAAKLLQVLKVYPNEKGAVDVYPLWRSGYHRVDIGDFDRDGREEMALWAKDAGNAFIVEVYSCAVPYAPVFQSVESAYQSYFPCVVAYYKDQIKTTKNTRLLWYYLADAQIKAGQTEDALSSIDRGRRSAGYPPEQSFNVLKGEALTALKRYSEALNYFAEVTKRDGTSTTGKSSGQETAKADANGTATLVRAYYSAGKAYEALERFKEAEQAYKRAKELRPDWPLPERRLQRLELYPSVKEVVRYLDAGNSGIADHGTGGLERWGSQHGLVIRAVEASPAPGANSSNSSRPLLLDIRKEQDLNASAHLIYRRDAERPEGKESFRSQIFYSADFPEHGINSGFATSDARVYVDKDGRPEMGVVYDSCAGGSGSPIPTYYLYRFKDDRWRISWRAPVIGTVWRAFHGKIEFTGQGLETLGLSGEIWTSDGKGSLFHEANAGPHRNFYDVWRRDGNGYGRVKAEILPSAYGTLIDFVWALSNGKEDEAGLLVVDKNLILKAKDAGMVQSPLGQGWLIDFGGPSQLEKGPIRIDSGSCSGTRLTFKKDGDRWLIASITKDAEN, from the coding sequence ATGCGAAACGTATTATACATATTGGCCGTATTTACGTTGTTACTCGGCGGCTGCAAAACCTCTCAGGAACCTCCGGGGGCTTCGACAGCAAAACCTACGGCTCTTGAGCGTAATGCCCTGGAACTGCTCCCCCCCGGAACAGCGATCCTGCGACCGGGCGCTACCGAACCGGGGGTAAAACGGCCTCCGGCGGTGCAGGAGGTTGACCTTGACGGCGACGGCAAACGGGAGTTGGTGGCGGGTTACCGGCTTGCGAACTCTGAAGAGGAAGCGGGCGGGGGCGGCCTGTCTTCAGGCACGGCAGGTGTCATGATCGCGTACCGCGAAGGAAACGCGTATAAAAAGGCCTGGCGGCAGGAACTCGGTTACAGATTGACTGATATCCGGTGCCGGGACATGGACGGTGACGGGGTCCCCGAAGTCGTGGCGGGAGGTTCGAAAGGAGCGTCGGCGGCCAAACTGCTTCAGGTATTGAAGGTTTACCCTAACGAAAAGGGTGCGGTGGACGTGTACCCGTTGTGGCGAAGCGGGTATCATCGCGTGGATATCGGCGACTTCGACCGGGACGGACGCGAGGAGATGGCGCTTTGGGCGAAAGATGCAGGTAACGCATTCATTGTGGAGGTCTACAGTTGCGCCGTGCCGTATGCCCCGGTATTCCAGTCGGTGGAAAGCGCTTATCAATCTTATTTCCCCTGCGTTGTCGCTTACTATAAGGACCAGATCAAGACAACTAAAAACACGCGCTTGCTCTGGTACTACCTGGCAGACGCGCAGATAAAGGCAGGACAGACGGAAGATGCGTTGTCGTCCATCGATCGGGGAAGGCGGTCAGCGGGTTACCCGCCCGAACAATCGTTTAACGTCCTTAAAGGTGAAGCCTTGACGGCTCTAAAACGTTATTCCGAGGCGTTGAATTATTTTGCCGAAGTAACCAAACGGGACGGCACCTCCACTACGGGAAAGAGTTCGGGACAAGAAACAGCCAAGGCGGACGCTAACGGCACTGCAACACTCGTCCGGGCTTATTACAGCGCGGGAAAAGCATATGAAGCCCTCGAACGTTTCAAAGAAGCGGAACAGGCGTACAAGCGGGCAAAAGAACTTCGCCCTGACTGGCCGCTGCCGGAAAGAAGGCTTCAAAGACTGGAGCTGTATCCGTCGGTTAAGGAGGTTGTCCGTTATCTGGATGCGGGAAACTCCGGGATAGCGGATCATGGCACCGGAGGATTGGAAAGATGGGGTTCGCAGCACGGGCTGGTGATTCGAGCCGTCGAAGCCTCTCCTGCCCCCGGAGCCAACAGTTCAAACAGTTCGAGACCTTTGTTGCTGGACATAAGAAAAGAACAGGATTTAAACGCATCGGCCCATCTCATATACCGGCGGGATGCGGAGCGCCCGGAAGGGAAAGAGTCATTCCGTTCCCAGATCTTTTACAGCGCGGACTTCCCGGAGCACGGTATAAATTCCGGGTTTGCGACGAGCGACGCACGAGTGTATGTAGACAAGGATGGAAGGCCGGAAATGGGAGTGGTTTACGATAGCTGCGCCGGGGGAAGCGGCTCACCGATCCCGACTTACTATCTGTACCGATTTAAGGATGACCGATGGCGGATATCCTGGCGCGCCCCCGTGATCGGGACGGTCTGGCGCGCATTTCACGGAAAGATTGAATTTACGGGGCAAGGTCTGGAGACACTTGGGCTCTCGGGAGAAATATGGACCTCCGACGGGAAGGGCAGCCTTTTCCACGAAGCCAATGCCGGACCGCATCGAAATTTTTACGACGTTTGGAGACGCGACGGAAACGGGTACGGGCGCGTGAAAGCGGAAATCCTTCCGTCGGCTTACGGCACCTTGATCGATTTTGTATGGGCTCTTTCAAACGGGAAAGAGGATGAGGCAGGACTGTTGGTGGTTGATAAAAACCTCATACTAAAAGCCAAGGACGCCGGGATGGTGCAGTCACCCCTTGGTCAGGGATGGCTGATCGATTTCGGCGGTCCCTCGCAGCTCGAAAAGGGACCGATACGTATAGACTCCGGTTCTTGTTCCGGCACGCGCCTTACCTTTAAAAAGGACGGCGACAGATGGCTTATCGCTTCCATTACCAAGGACGCGGAGAATTAA
- a CDS encoding Hsp20/alpha crystallin family protein codes for MPNMLPKDPWRELRELRESMEKAFNRLPKLFEKGQMDAWLPAVDVLEQEDSIVVKADLPGVEKENTTVLVSDQEITIRGTTSEEREVKGKNYYRSERSYGSFSRTVSLPLPVERESAKATFKNGVLEVVIPKMKTAGRNQTEIKPE; via the coding sequence ATGCCGAACATGTTGCCCAAAGATCCCTGGCGTGAACTTCGTGAATTGCGCGAATCGATGGAAAAGGCATTCAACCGGTTACCGAAGCTTTTTGAAAAAGGGCAGATGGACGCGTGGCTCCCGGCGGTAGATGTTCTCGAACAGGAAGACAGTATCGTTGTTAAAGCTGATCTGCCGGGAGTTGAAAAGGAAAACACCACGGTACTGGTCTCGGATCAGGAGATAACCATTCGGGGAACGACAAGTGAGGAAAGGGAAGTCAAAGGGAAAAATTATTATCGAAGTGAACGCTCCTACGGTAGTTTTTCCAGGACGGTTTCGCTTCCTTTACCCGTGGAACGTGAAAGCGCCAAAGCCACTTTCAAGAACGGTGTTCTTGAGGTTGTGATTCCCAAGATGAAAACAGCCGGACGGAACCAGACGGAAATCAAGCCGGAGTGA
- a CDS encoding lytic transglycosylase domain-containing protein: MRVFFKPENGAQAKNQPQSKKGEFGAVLDTTVSAANRSGGLESVFSAAASRFGLRPELLKAVAQAESNFNPKAVSKAGAQGIMQLMPATARGLGVRDPFNPVENIFAGAAYLRSLLDRFDGNETLALAAYNAGPGAVARYGGVPPYRETQAYVARVLGLSDHRTGVAVAPAGGSTDSVPDNSREYSLSALNDPNNTAVSEDLSTVALVMRYALMEYVLHASESQEEEQT, translated from the coding sequence GTGCGGGTATTTTTTAAACCGGAAAACGGAGCGCAGGCGAAGAATCAACCTCAATCAAAAAAAGGGGAATTCGGAGCGGTTCTCGATACAACCGTTTCCGCGGCAAACAGGAGCGGAGGGTTGGAATCGGTGTTCTCGGCGGCAGCGTCGCGTTTCGGGCTGCGTCCTGAACTGCTGAAGGCGGTGGCGCAGGCGGAGTCAAATTTCAATCCAAAGGCGGTATCGAAGGCGGGAGCGCAGGGGATTATGCAGCTCATGCCCGCCACTGCAAGGGGGTTGGGCGTGCGCGATCCTTTCAACCCGGTGGAAAATATCTTTGCCGGTGCGGCATACCTGCGTTCACTTCTGGACCGGTTCGACGGGAACGAGACCCTGGCACTGGCGGCGTATAACGCTGGTCCGGGAGCGGTGGCTCGTTACGGAGGCGTTCCTCCTTACAGGGAAACGCAGGCGTACGTGGCCCGCGTGCTGGGTCTTAGCGACCACCGTACGGGTGTTGCGGTTGCGCCGGCTGGGGGCAGCACTGACAGCGTTCCTGATAATTCCCGGGAATATTCCCTCAGCGCCCTAAACGACCCGAATAACACCGCAGTATCGGAGGATTTAAGCACCGTGGCACTGGTTATGCGTTACGCATTAATGGAGTATGTTCTCCATGCTTCGGAATCCCAGGAGGAAGAACAAACTTAG